The genomic DNA GCAGGTTCGTCAAGGCAGAGAGAGAGGCCAAAGGCGAAAAGGTAGGAAAATCCTCATGCCAGGAAAGGTTGAGGCACGACACGGAGGATCAGGCCAAGGACCACCTCAAGCTCCGCATGGGCCAAATTTGGAAAGCCATCCAACTCAAAGATCAGGCCGCAGAGGATGAACGGTTGCTCCAAATTGCCCGCAGGGCCCATGCCATGATCAAGAGTAAGGGGTACGACATCACCCTTGAGGATTTTGTCGAAGAGTTCATGCCCAACATTCACTATGTTCTTTTGCCCGTTCGTGAATTTTTCCGACGCTATTTAAGAGAGGTTCACATGAAGGATATTGACAATCCTGGCCCCCTTGATGGCGCATCCTATTGGAATAACATTGTGTGTCTTTATCGTAAGCTGCCCCCCTCCATCTTGGACAAGGCTCCCAGCAAGGTGGACTGGTCCACAGAATTCAACCCGGTCCTTTCAGAAAAGGGTAACAAAAAGTCCACCATTGCGGCAAACCGTCGTTACCTTCACACCGTCTTTGAGCACTTCACAAAAAGGTCATTCATTCTTACCAACCCGGCCGACTTTGTTCCCCGTTCTGGCAGACTTAAATCGCATTCCCGGCGCGGTCCCACTTCGGTACCCGACCACTCACCGTTGGAGTTGGTAACACTTCTGGACTTCACCCTGGCCAAAGCACCCGAGTTATACCCGGCCATTATTCTGCTCATTGGCTCGTGCGCCCGCTGCCAGGAGATTGCCAACTACAGGTGGGAGTACTTCAATCCAGGCCTGGGGTCAGTCGGCGTGCCTGAGTTCATTCAAAAAGGCGAAGGCACCTTCTACCATGCCAACTACCTCCCCAGGGGGCTATTCGTGCGGCTCCAAGCATTCTTCAAGAACGACATTCCGAGGAATGGCTATGTTGTGGCCCTTGATGTCCCGGAGGATCCGAAAGACCCCGACGTGACCTACAATGCGCGCAAAAAGGCCTTCTCGGAGAAACTCAACGTCCATCTGTTCAATTCCACCTTCAAGAAGATGGAGGGACGGGAAGAAAACGAAAAGGATCGCGAGCCGATCAGAAAGCTCGGTTTGTCCATGCTCAAGGCCTTGGGTGCAAACATCAACTTCATCGCCCATTTCGCGGGTCATATGGATAAAGAGACCACGATTGATAGTTACATCTATCGTCTCAACTTAAGGAAGACTCAGGATGCCTACCTGAATTTCTACCCTTCTGACTACCTCGATAACCCGGAAACCTTCACCCCGGATCTGGCCTACAAAGAGTCGCCGGAGTACCTCGACAAAATCGGCCAGAGCCCCAGTGCTGCTGCAAGCACAGCGCCCCCTCCAAGCGCTGCCCCGAGCGACGCACCAGCTCCCACCGCACCTCCCACCACTGCTCTCCCTGCTCCGCAGGCACCCGCTGCATCGAAAGGCAAGAAGCCTCGTGGACTCAGCCCTGGCTGAGCCGGTTGGGTTGCTGCTGCTTCACCGGGCGTGAGGTGGCTTGCCTTCTCTATGCTCCTCGCTCTTTCCACGGCGGCCTGAGAGCAAGAGCAGGAGCAATGCACCTAGGTAGACCGCCATGAAAATGACGGGTTGCTCCCGGAGTAGGCTATTCAAAAGTTCGGGCATATTGATTTCCCAAAGTGTTTTCACCACTCGTTGTCCTCGCCAATCGGCGTTTCGCGTTTAAACCAAAGGTCCCATTCGATATGAAATTCCCGCAGGCCGGCAGCGGCCTCAAGGAGGACTTTGCCCATGCCAATGCTCGAGAACTCAATGGCGTAGTGTTCCATGTTTCGCTCCAAGTCGCTTACGAGGCGGGGAACATTATTGAAATTGAATTCGTGCCCGAAAAGTTCTTCATTGGAGGTTTCGCGATCCCAGTATTCCTCAAGCGACCAGCAAGTGGCACCCAGCAGTAAAGCTAGTGTGCTTGAATCGCCCAATCCGCCCTCTTTTTCCGACCCTGCCAGTTCATTTTCTCCCGCTGCCAAGAATGTCTCATGCAGTTTTACGTGCAGCATAAGCAGTCGAATGCTGCGCGCCGCAGCGAGGGCGCGAAACCGGACAGACTGTTCATCGGCCATAGGGCGCACTGCGGGAGACCAGTTTTCCGGCATAGTGGGTTGGGGTGGCGGCGGCGCGGCCTTGGGCGGAGGAACGGTCGGTGGAATCGTGAGTTGGAGTTGCGCTGCCAGGCCACCAGTCGCTGCGGGATCTGCTTTTGGTGCAGCCTCTTTGTTTTTCGGTTCGGGGTGCTTCCCGTTTTTCCCGGGTGGTTTAGTCTGGCCTGCGGAACCTTTGATCCATGGGTTCCCTTTCTTCCCGGGCTCGTGTGCCGGTGGGTTTGTGGGACCAGTGGGGGGTGCGGGGAACGGGCCTGGGGAGAGATTGAAGGGCTTCAAAAGGGGAATGTCCTTTTCCACGGCATCCGCCGCCAGGCGCAGGCAATAACTTTCAAACCACCTCATCCCCTGGTTACTGTCCACGGCTGCTTTTGCCAGTGAACGAATCTCGGTATCAGGAATCTTTTTCCCTTTCTCACCTTTGAAGGCGGAATGGATCCGAATGATACCGCGAACGTACTCAGCTTCAGTCGGGGGCTCCAACATGACCACGTCAGCGGCAAAACGGGAAGCGATCTCCGGGGGCAACCCCTGACCGTTGACCTTGCGCGAATAGTGGGGGGGATCGAGCTTCACGGGATCCCCCACGGCGAATCCAACCTGGGGCCGGTTCGCTGCCGCATCCTCCTCTTTTTGCTGGGTGGCCAGTTGTTGGAAAGCCCCCGCCCCGACGACAAAGACGTCTGCAAAGCGGGCAATATGTTCGTCACTCCAACCGACACCTTTGAGCCGCCCGTCGCCATCCAACAACGCAAGCACCTCCCCAAAGACGCCCAGGGCCCAAGAACTTCCATATGCACCACCTGCCCCCGGCGGCACCGTTTTGTCGACCTCGTCCAAAAATAACAGCTTCTTCTTGGAATCGGATGCACCGATGAATGTTGCAACTGTGGTTAGAGAGGATGGTTGGGTGGCAGCCCCCCAGGGGATCCATGAGTTGCAGGGGATGGTCATTGACGCCAGGCCCATCTCCCCGGCGAACCTGCGAATGACTTCCGTTTTACCAACCCCAGTGGGGCCTACCAATAAAGTGTGTGTTCGGACCTTCACGCTGCCCACTTTGGGCATGAGGCATTTGACGGCAAAATTACGCTGAAGG from Candidatus Methylacidiphilales bacterium includes the following:
- a CDS encoding AAA family ATPase, which produces MPVPEPQKVDTLTTASQAAALKSLQRNFAVKCLMPKVGSVKVRTHTLLVGPTGVGKTEVIRRFAGEMGLASMTIPCNSWIPWGAATQPSSLTTVATFIGASDSKKKLLFLDEVDKTVPPGAGGAYGSSWALGVFGEVLALLDGDGRLKGVGWSDEHIARFADVFVVGAGAFQQLATQQKEEDAAANRPQVGFAVGDPVKLDPPHYSRKVNGQGLPPEIASRFAADVVMLEPPTEAEYVRGIIRIHSAFKGEKGKKIPDTEIRSLAKAAVDSNQGMRWFESYCLRLAADAVEKDIPLLKPFNLSPGPFPAPPTGPTNPPAHEPGKKGNPWIKGSAGQTKPPGKNGKHPEPKNKEAAPKADPAATGGLAAQLQLTIPPTVPPPKAAPPPPQPTMPENWSPAVRPMADEQSVRFRALAAARSIRLLMLHVKLHETFLAAGENELAGSEKEGGLGDSSTLALLLGATCWSLEEYWDRETSNEELFGHEFNFNNVPRLVSDLERNMEHYAIEFSSIGMGKVLLEAAAGLREFHIEWDLWFKRETPIGEDNEW